GACCGTACACGCAAAGGGGAAGAACATGGCAAATGTGAATGCAAAAGCATGGAGCAAGCCGGTTGTGACCGACCTCGGCTCGGTAAGTGAGCTGACCAAGGCCGGCGCGGGTAGTCGTCGCGACCGCACCCAGCGTGGCGGCGGCGTGATCGAGCCGCCCGGACCGCCGCGGCCGTAGGGTTCGGCACCGTAGGGGCGGTTTCTGAGGCTGACAACTGACGAGTTGTCCAGCAGGTGGAGCCGCAGTACTTCAGTAGTTCCATATGAGCTAGCTCGGACACGCACGAAACAATCTGAAATCGCGGTCCACGCCGACCCTCCCATCAAGGAGAAACAACGATGCCAGGCGAACTCGAGTCACGCCTCAGATGCACCGACCACGATCAGCTCGCATTAGATGCGTATCGCGAGGAACTCGTCAAACTGTTCAAACTCGCTGGCCTCACTGCGATTACACGAAACCTGGTACCGCCGTGTGACGAACGGAGCATCCGAGAGGTCATCGGCGATCTTGGAACAGCCGGTCACCCGATTGCCAGCGCACCGCTGTTCGAGTACGTGACGTGCGCGCTGCGCGATGCGGTCACCAAGAACACCCACACACCTGAAGGTCTTGGTGCTTTCATCCTGGCGGCGAGGGACTGTCGAGACACACCTTCCGCTGTCAAGCTGGTGGCGCCTGAGCACCTAAGCACGTACAAGGTGATCCTCGACGAGGTCGTGGCGAGTCAGGATGATATCGAATCACGTTCGGTTACAGCCACTTTGCTCAACGACACAGCCACTTCAGATTATGTGCAGCGTTGCGTTGATCTAATTGATCGGCACGTCCCTCACGACCTTGTCGAGCTTTCGACCTTCGCCAACACCGTGGTTGCTTTTGACCATCCAGATGTCAGCGGCACCAGTGTCGCGGGTGCAACTGGACTCATCTTCATTCGTCCGGAAGACCGGACAATTGACACCATTGACCACCTGATTCACGAGTGGTCACATAACAAGTTTGAAACCATCCTTCACACGCATCGGCTCTGGACTGACGACGAGCGTCTCCACCACTCGCCTATACGCGGCACGCCGCGGCCCCTCTACGGCGTTTTTCACGCCATTTACGTGCTGCTCGTCGTCAGCGAAGCGATGGTCCACCTCATGCACGTTGATGAACTCGGGGATGATGCGTCACGAAAGATCGATTCGTTCGTGACTGAGTGCGACGCGTCGTTGAGAGCGTTGTCCGACGAACCTAGTCTGACCGAACACGGGCACAAGTTCGTGGACCTGTGCTTGCACTGGGCCGAGACGATCTCGAAGGAGCGGTCAGCGGCATGACTGGAATCAAGCGACTTCCGCCTTACTTGGGCTTTGCGTGGCGATTGCTCGTCAGCCTGCGCAAACGCGACTGGACTGCGCTGCTACTGCTGTCACTCATGCTCGCAGCCGCTCCCCTAGCGACTCTGTTCATCATTCAGTTCCTCGTTGACTATGTCGCGGATAATCAAGGCAGCGGGTTCACGCTCTGGACCGCCAGCATCTGGGCGCCCATCCTTATCTACTTCTTCATCAATGTGGTTGCCGATTCGGCAGAAACACTGCAGCTTCTGCAGATCACACTCCTGCGCGACCAGGTGGCGTTTGAGATTCAACGTCGCACCCTCCACAAGTCGCTATCGCACCACGACCTCGGCATCTACGACGATCAAGAGCTCAAAGCGTTGCGGACACTGGCAAATGACGCCACAGCAGATGGCCAGTACCTTATCCAACTCGTCTCGAACATGCTGACAGGTCTTCTGCTGGTCATACCGACCCTAGCCATCGCAGGATCACTCGGCCTGTGGATTCCACTGGTCATCCTCGCCACCACCGTTCCCGCCACGCTGATGCAGCTCCGCTATGAAGGCAAATCCTGGGATGTCGAGCAAGAGCACGTGGGGCTGAACAATCGCATCCAAGAGACACGTGCAGCGATGCTCAATCCGCGTTTCGCGGTGGATATTCGCACATACCTCATGCACCTGAAGCTGCTACCAAGGTGGACCTCAGATGCCTTGGAGCTGCTTCGGTTGCGGCGCGGTGTCCGCACTCGCGGAGCCTATCTAGTACTTGGGCTCGCGCTGCTGAGCGGATTCGGCCTACTGGTTCCCTACGGCTACGTCATCCAAGAGGCACTTACTGGCCAGGCGTCCGTGGGCACGCTGGCACTGTTCATAGGCCTCATTCCTGAACTTCGGCGGAGCTTGTTCATCGTCTTTGGGAACGCGAGCGAGATGGTCGGCGCGGCCAAGCAGCTCGACGGACTTCGCCAGTACGAGCTGACCACTCCGCGCATACCGTTGGATCCTGAATCGCCCGCGCTGGGCATCTCGACACACCCACACGCTCCAGCCATAGAACTTCAGAACGTCTCCTTCAATTACGCAGTTGATGGCACCGCGAAAGCTCTCGACTCCGTCTCGCTGGCGCTTCCACCAGGATCATCGACACTCATTGTCGGTGCCAATGGCGCCGGTAAGACGACAGTGAGCAAACTGGTGAGTCGTCTCTACGACCCCACGGCCGGCACCGTCCTGGTGGACAACACCGACCTGCGCACCATTCCAGTCCTGAAGCATCGGCAGCGCACCGCGGTCCTGGCCCAAGATCCCGCACGGCTGCCACTCTCCATTCGGGACGCCCTGACATTCGACGTCCCGGATGTCACTGACGAGGATCTGATCGAAGTACTTACCCGAGTCGGCCTCGGCGACAAGCTCGCCCAAGCTCGCAACGGTCTCGACACCGAACTATCGACCACGCTGAACGCAGGCGTCGATCTCTCTGGCGGTCAATGGCAACGCTTGGCAATCGCACGATTCCTTCTTGTTCTGCCCCATAAGGGTTTGGCAGTTATCGACGAGCCGACCACAGCGCTGGACCCACTCGCTGATCGTCGGCTCAGCACGCAGATTCTTGACCAATGCCGAGGAAAGACTGTGGTGATCGTCAGTCACCGGCTCCACATCGCACCACATGTGGACCGCGTCGTCGTCATGAGCGCCGGCCAGATAGTTGCATCCGGCCCTCACCACGAACTCATCGTCAGCGCTCCCGAGTACCGCGAAATGTACGAAGCCTCAGAGGATCACAGTACAGAGTCCGAACACGCTTCATCATAGAAGGAGGAAGTTGGTGACCACCGTAAACAGCACATCGCTCATCACCCGGGTCGACTATGTCGAGTTCATCGAGCTCGATGCCGATCGGGGCGTCATCCTTGACCCGAAAGCCGGGTCATACTTTGAGTTCAATGCCACCGGCGGTGCAATATGGAAGCTCCTTGGGCAACCTTCGACGCCCAGTGACATCGCGCAGCAGCTGTCAAGAGACTTCGGAGACGTCATCGACAATGACGTCAGCGAGTTCCTCCAACAACTCGCCGACCGCGGACTTGTTGTTACAGCGGCATAGAACACCGATCGAGAGATGATTGACGTCAGTCGAATCGTTATCGGCACTGCGAACTTTCATCCGTATCGATGGGATTCGCACGGTCGCGCCCTTGTGAACGATGCGGATGCAGCAGCGATCATCTGCCTCGCGGCAGAAATGGGATTCGCGGGAGTGGATTCAGCGGACGGGTACGGCTTCGGCGCCGCCGAACGCACACTCGCGCGTAACCGCCATCTCCTGATGAAGATGGGGCCGATGGCCGTAACCACGAAAGTCGGCTACAACTTTTACAACCGCCGATACCACGCCGGACGGTGGATTGGTCGCCACTTTCAACGACTCCCGTCCGATGCCGTCGTGCCGTTCGATTCGGGCAAGGAGCTGTCGCCCGACTACCTCCTATTCGCGGCCGCGCAATCCCACGACAGGCTGGACGGCATGCGTATGAACCTTCTCATCCATTGCCCAGAACTCACCGAACTGAGGCAGTTGCGAAGCTCAGGCACATTCGAGCTGCTGAACCAGCTCCCGTACGTGCTGAAGGTCGGAGTTTCAGTGAAACTTCCGGAAGAGGTCTTCGAGTCGCTGAAAATCGATAGCCTTGGCATCGTCCAGGTCCCCGCGGCGACGCTCTGCAGCCGCGCAATGGAACTGGCGCTTCACACTGCGCGGCAACGAAACATCACGGTTCTGGTTAACCAGCCCTTTCACGGTGGAAGCGAGGTGGTAGCACGCGCGCGTGCAGCCCGTCAGATCGAACCAGAATTATCCGCCGCGTCGGCCGCCGGACTCGCCGCTCACAAGATTCTGGCCGATATCCTTGCCAGAGATTGCCTGGACCACGTCGTCGCCGGCGTTAGTAGCAGCGCCCAGTTACTCAACATGATCACCGCAGGAGGTGCGTCC
The sequence above is drawn from the Mycolicibacterium neoaurum VKM Ac-1815D genome and encodes:
- a CDS encoding PqqD family protein, with the protein product MTTVNSTSLITRVDYVEFIELDADRGVILDPKAGSYFEFNATGGAIWKLLGQPSTPSDIAQQLSRDFGDVIDNDVSEFLQQLADRGLVVTAA
- a CDS encoding aldo-keto reductase family protein is translated as MIDVSRIVIGTANFHPYRWDSHGRALVNDADAAAIICLAAEMGFAGVDSADGYGFGAAERTLARNRHLLMKMGPMAVTTKVGYNFYNRRYHAGRWIGRHFQRLPSDAVVPFDSGKELSPDYLLFAAAQSHDRLDGMRMNLLIHCPELTELRQLRSSGTFELLNQLPYVLKVGVSVKLPEEVFESLKIDSLGIVQVPAATLCSRAMELALHTARQRNITVLVNQPFHGGSEVVARARAARQIEPELSAASAAGLAAHKILADILARDCLDHVVAGVSSSAQLLNMITAGGASDHLCAPATSSRRGAVAGVRID
- a CDS encoding aKG-HExxH-type peptide beta-hydroxylase encodes the protein MPGELESRLRCTDHDQLALDAYREELVKLFKLAGLTAITRNLVPPCDERSIREVIGDLGTAGHPIASAPLFEYVTCALRDAVTKNTHTPEGLGAFILAARDCRDTPSAVKLVAPEHLSTYKVILDEVVASQDDIESRSVTATLLNDTATSDYVQRCVDLIDRHVPHDLVELSTFANTVVAFDHPDVSGTSVAGATGLIFIRPEDRTIDTIDHLIHEWSHNKFETILHTHRLWTDDERLHHSPIRGTPRPLYGVFHAIYVLLVVSEAMVHLMHVDELGDDASRKIDSFVTECDASLRALSDEPSLTEHGHKFVDLCLHWAETISKERSAA
- a CDS encoding ABC transporter ATP-binding protein; translated protein: MTGIKRLPPYLGFAWRLLVSLRKRDWTALLLLSLMLAAAPLATLFIIQFLVDYVADNQGSGFTLWTASIWAPILIYFFINVVADSAETLQLLQITLLRDQVAFEIQRRTLHKSLSHHDLGIYDDQELKALRTLANDATADGQYLIQLVSNMLTGLLLVIPTLAIAGSLGLWIPLVILATTVPATLMQLRYEGKSWDVEQEHVGLNNRIQETRAAMLNPRFAVDIRTYLMHLKLLPRWTSDALELLRLRRGVRTRGAYLVLGLALLSGFGLLVPYGYVIQEALTGQASVGTLALFIGLIPELRRSLFIVFGNASEMVGAAKQLDGLRQYELTTPRIPLDPESPALGISTHPHAPAIELQNVSFNYAVDGTAKALDSVSLALPPGSSTLIVGANGAGKTTVSKLVSRLYDPTAGTVLVDNTDLRTIPVLKHRQRTAVLAQDPARLPLSIRDALTFDVPDVTDEDLIEVLTRVGLGDKLAQARNGLDTELSTTLNAGVDLSGGQWQRLAIARFLLVLPHKGLAVIDEPTTALDPLADRRLSTQILDQCRGKTVVIVSHRLHIAPHVDRVVVMSAGQIVASGPHHELIVSAPEYREMYEASEDHSTESEHASS
- a CDS encoding lasso RiPP family leader peptide-containing protein; this encodes MANVNAKAWSKPVVTDLGSVSELTKAGAGSRRDRTQRGGGVIEPPGPPRP